GCTCCTCGTCGTTGGACGGGATGTCGGAGTCGAGCAGCAGCAGCGGGACGCGCCCGACCTGGGCGATCCAGATTCGCGCGTCGAGTGTGCGCCCGCCAGGCACGGCGACCTGCACGAGCGCGGCGGTGCCGTCGGCCTCGGTGAGCAGTCGCAGCGGCAGGCCCTGCGGGTCGTAGGAGGGGTAGTGCTCCATCTGCCATCCGTCGGCGCTGAGCGACTGCCGGAAGTAGCCGGACCGGTAGAGCAGGCCGACGCCGATGAGCGGCAGGCCGAGATCGGAGGCGGCCTTGAGGTGGTCGCCGGCAAGGATTCCGAGGCCGCCGGAGTAGTTCGGCAGCACCTCGGTGACACCGAACTCCATGGAGAAGTAGGCGATGCCGGCGGGCAGTGTCGTGCCGCGCTCCTGCTGTTCCTGGAACCAGCGGGGGCGGGTGAGGTAGTGCTCGAGGTCGGCGGCAGCGGCGTCGAGCCGGGCGAGGAAGTCGCCGTCCTCGGCGAGCGCATCGAGTCGGGCCGGCGGCACCTCGCCGAGCAGTCGGACAGGGTCATTGCTGCACCGGCGCCACAGGTCCGGGTCGACCGATTCGAACAGGTCCTGGGTCTGCGGGTGCCACGACCATCTGAGGTTGGCCGTCAGGGCTCCCAGCGCAGCCAGCCGCTCGGGAAGATGGGCTCGTACGGTGAACCGGCGCAGTGCTTTCACGGGGTGCACACTACCGACCGACCGAGCTTCGTGACGGCCGGGCGGCGGATCTCATGTGCCCGGATCCATGCCGGTCGCGGACAGGATCGCCCGGCACCCGGAGAGGGCCACACCGCGGGGCCTTCTCTCCTGCGGCCGACCTCCCGTCGACCGGTGGACTCAGAGTCCGCCGAGGAGCAGGTGCAGCAGGTCTCCGACGACTCCGATCAGCCCGGCAACCAGACCCATGTGTTCTTCCCTTCGTCGTGCCTCCGAGGAGGCTGTTGTCCTCTTGCAGAACAAACAGTAGGGAGCGGGGTGTTGCCGTCCGGTCAATTGAAGTGAACGGTGAGTTACAGATAATTTCGCCGCTGCAGAGGGGATCCTTCGCGGGTCCCGCCGCATGCACAGCCGCGCGGCGCGACCTCCATTACGGTGGTTCGAGACACGGTCGTTGCCCCCATCGGCCCTGCTCGTCCACCCGGACCCGCACGGAACGGAGCTAGCGTGACAGGTCGGCTCGCCATCGACGACGTACAACCCTCCATCGACGGAGGGCGTTATCCGACGAAGGCGGTCGTCGGGGAGGTGGTGCCGGTCTCCGCCGTGGTGTGGCGCGAGGGCCACGACGCGATCGCCGCGACACTCGCCGTTCGAGGACCGGCCGACGATCCCGAATCCGCCGGAAGGCTGGTGCGGATCCCGATGGTTCCGGGCACCGAACCCGACACCTTCCACGCCACCTTCTCCCCCACGAGCGTCGGTGCGTGGACCTACCGGGTCGAGGCGTGGAGCGACCCGGTGGCGACCTGGCGGCACGCGGTCACCGCGAAGACCGACGCCGGGCAGGACGCCGCCGAACTCGCGAACGACCTCGAGGTCGGCGCACGGATCTTCGAGAAGGCCGCGAAAGGCGCACCGCGCGGCAACCGTCCCGCTCTCCTCGCGGTCGCTGCGTCCCTGCGCTCCGACCGTCCGCTGGCCGAGCGCATCGCCCCGGCCTTCGCCCCCGACGTCACCGAGATCCTCCGCGCCCATCCGCTTCGCGAGCTGATCACGCGTGGAAAGGCGTTCACGGCGTTCGCCGATCGTCGCCGCGCGCTGTTCGGCTCCTGGTACGAGTTCTTTCCCCGGTCCACCGGAGGCTGGTACGAGGACGGAACCCCGCGGCACGGCACCTTCGCCACGGCCGCCGCAGATCTGCCGCGCATCGCGGCGATGGGCTTCGACGTCGTCTACCTCCCCCCGATCCATCCGATCGGCAAGGTCAACCGCAAGGGACCGAACAACACCCTCGTCGCCGGCCCGGACGACGTCGGGTCGCCCTGGGCGATCGGTTCCGACGAGGGCGGCCACGACGCCATCCACCCCGAACTCGGCACCGAGCAGGACTTCCGCGATTTCGTCGCCCGCGCGAAGGAACTCGAGCTCGAGGTCGCCCTCGATCTCGCCCTGCAGTGCGCCCCCGACCACCCGTGGGCGCGTGAGCATCCGGAATGGTTCACCGTGCTGCCCGACGGCACGATCGCGTATGCGGAGAACCCGCCCAAGAAGTACCAGGACATCTATCCGATCAACTTCGACGACGACCCCGAGGGCATCTACGCCGAGGTCCTGCGCGTGGTCCGGCACTGGATCCGGTTGGGCGTCGACATCTTCCGCGTCGACAATCCGCACACCAAGCCCCCGAACTTCTGGGAGCAGCTCATCGCCGAGATCAAGCGCACCGATCCCGACGTGCTGTTCCTGTCGGAGGCGTTCACCCGGCCCGCCCGCATGTATGGGCTCGCGCGACGCGGATTCACGCAGTCCTACACGTATTTCACGTGGCGGGTCGCGAAATGGGAGCTCACCGAGTTCGGTACCGAGATCGCCGCGAAGGCCGACGAGGCCAGGCCGAACCTGTTCGTCAACACCCCCGACATCCTGCACGAGACCCTGCAGCACGGCGGACCGGGCATGTTCGCGCTGCGCGCGGCGCTCGCCGCCACCCTGGCTCCCTCGTGGGGCGTGTACTCGGGGTACGAACTGTTCGAGCACCTCGCGGTGCGGCCGGGCAGCGAGGAGTACCTCGACTCGGAGAAGTACCAGTTGCGGCCGCGCCGATACGACGAGGCACGCCGGCGCGGCGAGTCGCTCGAACCGTGGCTGACCACCCTCAACCGCATCCGGCGCGCGCATCCGGCGTTGCAGCAACTGCGCAACATCGCCTTCCACCACGTCGACAACGACGCGCTCATCGCCTACTCGAAGTTCGATCCGTCCACCGGGGACTGCGTCCTCACGGTGATCAACCTCAACCCCTATGGGGCCGAACAGGGCACGGTCTGGCTCGACATGCCGGCGATCGGGCACGACTGGCACGACCACTTCCCTGTTTACGACGAGGTGAGTGGGGAACAGTACTCGTGGGGACAGGCCAACTACGTGCGCCTCGAGCCGTGGCGGGCGGTGGCGCACATCCTGGTCCTGCCCCCGATCGGCATCCCCACCCGCACAACGCTCGCCTACAGGAGGCAGTCGTGACCGTGCCGCCCCAGACGCCGGGCGCCGATGTTCCGCGCCGGCGCCACAGCCCGCGACCGGAGGACCTCGACCTGCTCGCCGCCGGTGAGCACCACGATCCGCACGCGGTGCTCGGGGCTCATTCGCATCCGGAGGGGACGGTCATCCGGGCACTGCGCCCCGGGGCCGAGAAGGTCGCCGCCCGGATCGGTGGTCGCGACCATCCGCTCGAACCCGTGGGCGAGGACGTCTTCAGCGCCCTGATCCCGGTCTTCGATCTCGCCGACTACCGGCTCGTGGTGACCTACCCGTTCGATCACGTCGAGGTCGTCGCGGACGGTTACCGTTTCATGCCGACGCTGGGCGAGCTCGACCGTCACCTGCTGAGCGAGGGCCGGCACGAACGGCTGTGGGAGGTGCTCGGCGCCCATCCGCGGACCTATGAGACCCCGGACGGCCCGGTGACGGGCACGTCCTTCGCCGTGTGGGCACCGGGCGCACGCGGGGTCACCGTCGTCGGCGACTTCGACGGCTGGGGTGG
This window of the Rhodococcus pyridinivorans genome carries:
- a CDS encoding maltotransferase domain-containing protein, whose translation is MTGRLAIDDVQPSIDGGRYPTKAVVGEVVPVSAVVWREGHDAIAATLAVRGPADDPESAGRLVRIPMVPGTEPDTFHATFSPTSVGAWTYRVEAWSDPVATWRHAVTAKTDAGQDAAELANDLEVGARIFEKAAKGAPRGNRPALLAVAASLRSDRPLAERIAPAFAPDVTEILRAHPLRELITRGKAFTAFADRRRALFGSWYEFFPRSTGGWYEDGTPRHGTFATAAADLPRIAAMGFDVVYLPPIHPIGKVNRKGPNNTLVAGPDDVGSPWAIGSDEGGHDAIHPELGTEQDFRDFVARAKELELEVALDLALQCAPDHPWAREHPEWFTVLPDGTIAYAENPPKKYQDIYPINFDDDPEGIYAEVLRVVRHWIRLGVDIFRVDNPHTKPPNFWEQLIAEIKRTDPDVLFLSEAFTRPARMYGLARRGFTQSYTYFTWRVAKWELTEFGTEIAAKADEARPNLFVNTPDILHETLQHGGPGMFALRAALAATLAPSWGVYSGYELFEHLAVRPGSEEYLDSEKYQLRPRRYDEARRRGESLEPWLTTLNRIRRAHPALQQLRNIAFHHVDNDALIAYSKFDPSTGDCVLTVINLNPYGAEQGTVWLDMPAIGHDWHDHFPVYDEVSGEQYSWGQANYVRLEPWRAVAHILVLPPIGIPTRTTLAYRRQS